From Streptomyces cyaneogriseus subsp. noncyanogenus, the proteins below share one genomic window:
- the relA gene encoding GTP pyrophosphokinase encodes MPDEAQHLTAAKPEPASAPAAKPAPSEPQAKNDTRGPIQHAQSAPVDKPSGQPRPKPAPPERPHNAPVVRTPAGPPARSGSSNRVRARLARLGVQRANPYNPVLEPLLRIVRSNDPKIETSTLRQIERAYQVAERWHRGQKRKSGDPYITHPLAVTTILAELGMDPATLMAGLLHDTVEDTEYGLEDLRRDFGDVVALLVDGVTKLDKVKFGEAAQAETVRKMVVAMAKDPRVLVIKLADRLHNMRTMRYLKREKQEKKARETLEIYAPLAHRLGMNTIKWELEDLAFAILYPKMYDEIVRLVAERAPKRDEYLAIVTDEVQQDLRAARIKATVTGRPKHYYSVYQKMIVRGRDFAEIYDLVGIRVLVDTVRDCYAALGTVHARWNPVPGRFKDYIAMPKFNMYQSLHTTVIGPGGKPVELQIRTFDMHRRAEYGIAAHWKYKQEAVAGASKIRTDAPKSSGKDKDAINDMAWLRQLLDWQKETEDPSEFLESLRFDLSRNEVFVFTPKGDVIALPAGATPVDFAYAVHTEVGHRTIGARVNGRLVPLESTLDNGDLVEVFTSKAPGAGPSRDWLGFVKSPRARNKIRAWFSKERRDEAIEQGKDAIVRAMRKQNLPIQRILTGDSLVTLAHEMRYADISALYAAIGEGHVSAQNIVQKLVQALGGEEAATEEIDESVPPSRGRGRKRRTSADPGVVVKGVEDVWVKLARCCTPVPGDPIIGFVTRGSGVSVHRSDCVNVESLSREPERILDVEWAPTQSSVFLVAIQVEALDRSRLLSDVTRVLSDQHVNILSAAVQTSRDRVATSRFTFEMGDPKHLGHVLKAVRGVEGVYDVYRVTSARRPS; translated from the coding sequence TTGCCAGACGAGGCCCAGCACCTGACCGCCGCCAAGCCCGAGCCCGCCTCGGCGCCCGCGGCGAAACCCGCGCCGAGCGAGCCGCAGGCGAAGAACGACACCCGCGGGCCGATCCAGCACGCCCAGTCCGCGCCCGTCGACAAGCCGTCCGGGCAGCCCCGCCCGAAGCCGGCTCCGCCCGAGCGCCCGCACAACGCGCCGGTCGTGCGCACCCCGGCCGGGCCGCCCGCCCGCTCCGGCTCCTCCAACCGCGTCCGCGCCCGCCTCGCCCGCCTCGGCGTCCAGCGCGCCAACCCCTACAACCCGGTGCTGGAGCCGCTGCTGCGGATAGTCCGCAGCAACGACCCGAAGATCGAGACGTCGACGCTCCGCCAGATCGAGCGCGCCTACCAGGTCGCCGAGCGCTGGCACCGCGGCCAGAAGCGCAAGAGCGGCGACCCGTACATCACGCACCCCCTGGCCGTCACCACCATCCTCGCCGAGCTCGGCATGGACCCGGCCACCCTCATGGCGGGCCTGCTGCACGACACGGTCGAGGACACCGAGTACGGCCTGGAGGACCTGCGCCGCGACTTCGGCGACGTCGTCGCCCTGCTCGTCGACGGCGTCACCAAGCTGGACAAGGTCAAGTTCGGTGAGGCCGCCCAGGCCGAGACCGTGCGCAAGATGGTCGTCGCCATGGCCAAGGACCCCCGCGTCCTGGTCATCAAGCTTGCCGACCGCCTGCACAACATGCGCACCATGCGCTACCTCAAGCGCGAGAAGCAGGAGAAGAAGGCGCGCGAGACCCTGGAGATCTACGCGCCGCTCGCCCACCGCCTGGGCATGAACACCATCAAGTGGGAGCTGGAGGACCTCGCCTTCGCGATCCTCTACCCCAAGATGTACGACGAGATCGTCCGCCTCGTCGCCGAGCGCGCCCCCAAGCGCGACGAGTACCTCGCCATCGTCACCGACGAGGTGCAGCAGGACCTGCGCGCCGCCCGCATCAAGGCGACCGTCACCGGCCGCCCCAAGCACTACTACAGCGTCTACCAGAAGATGATCGTCCGCGGCCGTGACTTCGCGGAGATCTACGACCTGGTGGGCATCCGCGTCCTCGTGGACACCGTCCGCGACTGCTACGCGGCCCTCGGCACGGTGCACGCGCGATGGAACCCGGTCCCCGGCCGGTTCAAGGACTACATCGCGATGCCCAAGTTCAACATGTACCAGTCGCTGCACACGACGGTCATCGGCCCCGGCGGCAAGCCCGTCGAGCTCCAGATCCGCACGTTCGACATGCACCGCCGCGCCGAGTACGGCATCGCCGCGCACTGGAAGTACAAGCAGGAGGCCGTCGCCGGCGCCTCCAAGATCCGCACGGACGCCCCCAAGTCCTCCGGCAAGGACAAGGACGCCATCAACGACATGGCGTGGCTGCGGCAGCTTCTGGACTGGCAGAAGGAGACCGAGGACCCGAGCGAGTTCCTGGAGTCGCTGCGCTTCGACCTCTCCCGCAACGAGGTCTTCGTCTTCACCCCCAAGGGCGACGTCATCGCGCTCCCGGCCGGGGCGACCCCGGTCGACTTCGCCTACGCCGTCCACACCGAGGTCGGCCACCGCACCATAGGCGCCCGGGTCAACGGCCGCCTGGTGCCGCTCGAATCGACCCTGGACAACGGCGATCTGGTCGAGGTCTTCACCTCCAAGGCGCCCGGCGCGGGCCCCTCCCGCGACTGGCTCGGCTTCGTCAAGTCGCCGCGCGCCCGCAACAAGATCAGGGCGTGGTTCTCCAAGGAGCGCCGCGACGAGGCGATCGAGCAGGGCAAGGACGCGATCGTCCGCGCGATGCGCAAGCAGAACCTGCCGATCCAGCGCATCCTGACCGGCGACTCCCTGGTGACGCTCGCGCACGAGATGCGCTACGCGGACATCTCCGCGCTGTACGCGGCGATCGGCGAGGGCCATGTCTCCGCGCAGAACATCGTGCAGAAACTGGTCCAGGCGCTCGGCGGCGAGGAGGCGGCCACCGAGGAGATCGACGAGTCGGTCCCGCCCTCCCGCGGCCGCGGCCGCAAACGCCGCACCAGCGCGGACCCGGGTGTCGTCGTCAAGGGTGTCGAGGACGTGTGGGTCAAGCTCGCCCGCTGCTGTACGCCCGTCCCCGGCGACCCGATCATCGGCTTCGTCACCCGTGGCAGCGGAGTATCGGTTCACCGCAGCGACTGCGTGAACGTGGAGTCGCTCTCCCGTGAGCCGGAGCGCATCCTCGATGTGGAGTGGGCGCCCACCCAGTCCTCGGTCTTCCTGGTCGCCATACAGGTCGAGGCGCTGGACCGCTCCCGGCTGCTGTCGGACGTCACCCGCGTCCTGTCCGACCAGCACGTCAACATCCTCTCCGCGGCCGTCCAGACCTCCCGGGACCGCGTCGCCACCTCCCGCTTCACCTTCGAGATGGGCGACCCGAAGCATCTCGGGCACGTCCTGAAGGCGGTGCGCGGCGTGGAGGGCGTCTACGACGTGTACCGGGTGACGTCGGCGCGCAGGCCGTCGTAG
- a CDS encoding adenine phosphoribosyltransferase has protein sequence MTDIRELLLSRIRDVADYPEPGVMFKDITPLLADPGAFTALTDELARIAERHAATKIVGLEARGFILGAPVAVRAGLGFIPVRKAGKLPGATLRQSYDLEYGSAEIEVHAEDLSAGDRVLVVDDVLATGGTAEASLQLIRRAGAEVAGVAVLMELAFLGGRARLEPALEGAPLEALLTV, from the coding sequence ATGACCGACATCCGCGAACTGCTCCTCAGCCGTATCCGCGACGTGGCCGACTACCCGGAACCGGGCGTGATGTTCAAGGACATCACCCCGCTCCTGGCCGACCCGGGGGCGTTCACCGCGCTCACCGACGAGCTGGCCCGGATCGCGGAGCGGCACGCAGCCACCAAGATCGTCGGCCTGGAGGCGCGCGGGTTCATCCTGGGCGCCCCGGTCGCGGTCCGGGCGGGCCTCGGCTTCATCCCCGTACGCAAGGCGGGCAAGCTCCCCGGAGCCACCCTCCGGCAGTCGTACGACCTGGAGTACGGCTCCGCCGAGATCGAGGTGCACGCCGAGGACCTGAGCGCCGGCGACCGCGTGCTCGTCGTCGACGACGTCCTCGCCACCGGTGGCACGGCCGAGGCGTCCCTCCAGCTGATCCGCAGGGCGGGCGCCGAGGTCGCGGGCGTCGCCGTCCTGATGGAACTGGCCTTCCTCGGCGGGCGGGCCCGCCTGGAGCCTGCCCTGGAGGGCGCCCCGCTCGAGGCGCTGCTCACCGTCTGA
- the secF gene encoding protein translocase subunit SecF, whose translation MSKLGNLGARLHRGEVGYDFVKNRKIWYGISILITITAIVGLAVRGLNMGIEFQGGAVFTTPKNTAVSVAQAEEHAEEASGHDAIVQKLGDGSLRIQVAGIDTGKSDQIKEDLAEDLKVDAEQINADLVGPSWGDQIANKAWQGLGIFLILVVIYLAIAFEWRMALAAFVALIHDITITVGIYALVGFEVTPGTVIGLLTILGYSLYDTVVVFDSLKEQTRDIGKQTRWTYSDVANRSINSTLVRSVNTTVVALLPVAGLLFIGGGVLGAGMLNDISLSLFVGLAAGAYSSIFIATPLVADLKELEPQMKALKKRVLAKRAQAVAKGEPTEAELAEGGAYAEEAEDIEEAEDAMEPQDAAPAVVGPRNQPASRSRGRGRPSGKRR comes from the coding sequence ATGTCGAAGCTCGGCAACCTCGGCGCCCGACTGCACCGTGGCGAGGTCGGCTACGACTTCGTCAAGAACCGCAAGATCTGGTACGGCATCTCGATCCTGATCACCATCACGGCCATCGTCGGCCTGGCGGTGCGCGGCCTGAACATGGGCATCGAGTTCCAGGGCGGTGCCGTCTTCACCACGCCGAAGAACACCGCCGTCTCCGTGGCGCAGGCCGAGGAGCACGCCGAGGAGGCGTCCGGTCACGACGCCATCGTGCAGAAGCTCGGTGACGGCAGCCTGCGCATCCAGGTCGCGGGCATCGACACCGGCAAGTCGGACCAGATCAAGGAAGACCTCGCCGAGGACCTGAAGGTCGACGCGGAGCAGATCAACGCCGATCTGGTCGGCCCGAGCTGGGGCGACCAGATCGCCAACAAGGCGTGGCAGGGCCTCGGGATCTTCCTGATCCTCGTGGTGATCTACCTCGCGATCGCGTTCGAGTGGCGCATGGCGCTCGCCGCGTTCGTCGCACTGATCCACGACATCACCATCACCGTCGGCATCTACGCCCTCGTCGGCTTCGAGGTCACGCCGGGCACGGTGATCGGTCTGCTCACCATCCTCGGTTATTCGCTCTACGACACGGTCGTCGTCTTCGACAGCCTCAAGGAGCAGACCAGGGACATCGGCAAGCAGACCCGCTGGACCTACAGCGACGTCGCCAACCGCTCGATCAACAGCACCCTGGTCCGCTCCGTCAACACCACGGTGGTCGCGCTGCTGCCGGTCGCGGGCCTGCTGTTCATCGGCGGTGGCGTGCTCGGCGCGGGCATGCTCAACGACATCTCGCTGTCGCTGTTCGTCGGCCTGGCGGCCGGCGCGTACTCCTCGATCTTCATCGCCACGCCGCTCGTCGCCGACCTCAAGGAGCTCGAGCCGCAGATGAAGGCGCTGAAGAAGCGCGTCCTGGCCAAGCGCGCACAGGCCGTGGCCAAGGGCGAGCCCACGGAGGCGGAGCTCGCCGAAGGGGGCGCCTACGCCGAGGAGGCCGAAGACATCGAGGAGGCGGAGGACGCCATGGAGCCGCAGGACGCGGCCCCGGCCGTCGTCGGTCCCCGCAACCAGCCCGCGTCCCGCAGCCGGGGCCGCGGCCGTCCGTCGGGGAAGCGCCGATGA
- the secD gene encoding protein translocase subunit SecD produces MPAPRKGRSASAQSKPGRSLALILIAIVALTGGMFASGHTTPRLGIDLAGGTSITLRAVPEAGQESAINKTNMDTAVSIMERRVNGLGVSESEVQTQGDDNIIVNIPKGTNSKQAREQVGTTAKLYFRPVLATEVSGAAPTASPSASASPGASASDKATDGEKASSSPSASASPTASATTQGRAVTDALKAEPTPSGSGSASASSSPGGSASPSPSGSAAGDADSKLQAAYTALDCADPAARAKAGDGSKPSDPIVACGNSQGQWQKYLLGPAEVDGTDVDKAQAVFNTQTAAGWTVTMDFTDEGAKKFASITGKLAQNQSPQDQFAIVLDNDVVSSPYVNEALTGGNAEISGSFTQEEAQSLANMLSYGALPLTFKEDSVTTVTAALGGDQLQAGLIAGAIGLALVVLYLLVYYRGLSFIAVASLLVSAALTYVIMSLLGPAIGFALNLPAVCGAIVAIGITADSFIVYFERVRDEIREGRSLRPAVERAWPRARRTILVSDFVSFLAAAVLFIVTVGKVQGFAFTLGLTTLLDVVVVFLFTKPLLTLMARRKFFADGHKWSGLDPRSLGAKPPLRRTRRPVRPAGPVDPKEA; encoded by the coding sequence GTGCCAGCACCTAGAAAGGGCCGGAGCGCGAGCGCCCAGAGCAAGCCGGGGCGCTCGCTGGCCCTGATCCTGATCGCCATCGTGGCGCTCACCGGCGGTATGTTCGCCTCAGGGCACACCACTCCGCGTCTCGGCATCGACCTGGCCGGCGGTACGAGCATCACGCTCCGGGCGGTTCCCGAGGCCGGCCAGGAGTCCGCGATCAACAAGACCAACATGGACACGGCGGTCTCCATCATGGAGCGCCGTGTCAACGGTCTTGGCGTCTCGGAGTCCGAGGTCCAGACCCAGGGCGACGACAACATCATCGTCAACATCCCCAAGGGCACGAACTCCAAGCAGGCCCGGGAGCAGGTCGGCACCACCGCCAAGCTCTACTTCCGCCCGGTCCTCGCCACCGAGGTCTCCGGCGCCGCCCCGACGGCCAGCCCCTCGGCGAGCGCCTCCCCGGGCGCCTCGGCCTCGGACAAGGCCACGGACGGCGAGAAGGCGAGCTCGTCGCCGTCCGCCTCCGCCAGCCCCACGGCGAGCGCGACCACCCAGGGCCGCGCGGTCACCGACGCCCTGAAGGCCGAGCCGACCCCGTCCGGCAGCGGCTCGGCGAGCGCCTCCTCGTCCCCCGGCGGCAGCGCCTCCCCGTCCCCGAGCGGCAGCGCCGCCGGTGACGCGGACAGCAAGCTCCAGGCCGCCTACACCGCCCTGGACTGCGCCGACCCGGCGGCCCGCGCCAAGGCCGGCGACGGTTCCAAGCCGAGCGACCCGATCGTGGCCTGCGGCAACTCGCAGGGCCAGTGGCAGAAGTACCTCCTCGGCCCCGCCGAGGTCGACGGCACGGACGTCGACAAGGCCCAGGCCGTCTTCAACACCCAGACCGCCGCCGGCTGGACCGTGACCATGGACTTCACGGACGAGGGCGCCAAGAAGTTCGCGAGCATCACCGGCAAGCTGGCGCAGAACCAGTCCCCGCAGGACCAGTTCGCCATCGTCCTGGACAACGACGTCGTCTCCAGCCCGTACGTCAACGAGGCGCTGACCGGCGGCAACGCCGAGATCTCCGGCAGCTTCACCCAGGAGGAAGCCCAGAGCCTGGCCAACATGCTGTCCTACGGCGCCCTGCCGCTGACCTTCAAGGAGGACAGCGTCACCACCGTCACCGCCGCCCTCGGCGGGGACCAGTTGCAGGCCGGTCTGATCGCGGGCGCCATCGGCCTCGCCCTGGTCGTGCTCTACCTGCTGGTCTACTACCGCGGCCTGTCCTTCATCGCCGTCGCCTCGCTGCTGGTCTCCGCGGCCCTCACCTACGTGATCATGTCGCTGCTGGGCCCGGCCATCGGCTTCGCGCTGAACCTGCCGGCCGTCTGCGGTGCCATCGTCGCCATCGGCATCACCGCGGACTCGTTCATCGTGTACTTCGAACGCGTCCGCGACGAGATCCGCGAGGGCCGCTCGCTGCGCCCCGCCGTCGAGCGGGCCTGGCCGCGCGCCCGGCGCACCATCCTGGTCTCCGACTTCGTGTCGTTCCTCGCCGCCGCGGTGCTCTTCATCGTCACTGTCGGCAAGGTCCAGGGCTTCGCGTTCACGCTCGGCCTGACCACCCTCCTCGACGTCGTGGTGGTGTTCCTCTTCACCAAGCCGCTGCTGACGCTGATGGCCCGCCGGAAGTTCTTCGCCGACGGCCACAAGTGGTCCGGTCTCGACCCCAGGAGCCTGGGTGCCAAGCCGCCGCTGCGCCGCACCCGTCGTCCCGTCCGCCCCGCCGGCCCCGTCGACCCGAAGGAGGCGTGA
- the yajC gene encoding preprotein translocase subunit YajC: MSLVTLLPFIVLIGAMFLMTRSAKKKQQQALDMRNQMQPGSGVRTIGGMYATVKEVNEDTVLLDAAPGVELVFAKNSIGAVLSDDEYNRIVHGIEHDLKNDADIVPDDASSLTESDDSAAGAPDDKPVDLGKKDQADEPADEPVAAEAKTDEEPKKTDGDTETK, from the coding sequence GTGAGTCTCGTGACCCTCCTCCCGTTCATCGTGCTCATCGGGGCCATGTTCCTGATGACCCGGTCGGCCAAGAAGAAGCAGCAGCAGGCCCTCGACATGCGGAACCAGATGCAGCCCGGTTCCGGCGTCCGCACCATCGGGGGCATGTACGCCACGGTCAAGGAGGTCAACGAGGACACCGTCCTCCTCGACGCCGCGCCCGGCGTCGAGCTGGTCTTCGCCAAGAACTCGATCGGCGCCGTCCTCTCGGACGACGAGTACAACCGCATCGTCCACGGCATCGAGCACGACCTGAAGAACGATGCCGACATCGTCCCGGACGACGCCTCCTCCCTCACCGAGTCCGACGACTCCGCCGCCGGCGCCCCCGACGACAAGCCCGTCGACCTCGGCAAGAAGGACCAGGCCGACGAGCCCGCCGACGAGCCCGTGGCCGCCGAGGCGAAGACGGACGAAGAGCCGAAGAAGACCGACGGCGACACCGAGACGAAGTAG
- the ruvB gene encoding Holliday junction branch migration DNA helicase RuvB: MNWDDTTDSAAGQPAGPAGERLVGPVADGEDQAVEAALRPKDLDEFIGQEKVREQLDLVLRAARARGATADHVLLSGAPGLGKTTLSMIIAAEMGAPIRITSGPAIQHAGDLAAILSSLQEGEVLFLDEIHRMSRPAEEMLYMAMEDFRVDVIVGKGPGATAIPLELPPFTLVGATTRAGLLPPPLRDRFGFTAHMEFYEPAELERVVHRSASLLDVEIEPDGAAEIAGRSRGTPRIANRLLRRVRDYAQVKADGVITKEIAEAALAVYEVDARGLDRLDRAVLHALLKLFGGGPVGLSTLAVAVGEERETVEEVAEPFLVREGLLARTPRGRIATPAAWAHLGLTPPLQQTGGKTGGNGQGDLFGT, translated from the coding sequence ATGAACTGGGACGACACGACCGACTCCGCCGCCGGGCAGCCCGCCGGCCCCGCCGGAGAGCGGCTGGTGGGCCCGGTCGCCGACGGTGAGGACCAGGCCGTCGAGGCGGCCCTGCGCCCCAAGGACCTGGACGAGTTCATCGGCCAGGAGAAGGTCCGCGAGCAGCTCGACCTCGTCCTGCGCGCCGCCCGCGCGCGCGGCGCCACCGCCGACCACGTGCTGCTCTCCGGCGCCCCCGGCCTCGGCAAGACGACCCTGTCGATGATCATCGCGGCCGAGATGGGCGCCCCGATCCGCATCACCTCCGGGCCCGCCATCCAGCACGCCGGCGATCTCGCCGCGATCCTGTCCTCCCTCCAGGAGGGCGAGGTCCTCTTCCTCGACGAGATCCACCGCATGTCCCGGCCCGCCGAGGAGATGCTGTACATGGCGATGGAGGACTTCCGCGTCGACGTCATCGTCGGCAAGGGACCGGGCGCCACCGCCATCCCGCTCGAACTGCCGCCCTTCACCCTGGTCGGCGCCACCACCCGCGCGGGCCTGCTGCCGCCCCCGCTGCGCGACCGCTTCGGCTTCACGGCGCACATGGAGTTCTACGAACCGGCCGAGCTGGAGCGGGTCGTCCACCGCTCCGCGAGCCTCCTCGACGTCGAGATCGAGCCGGACGGCGCCGCGGAGATCGCCGGCCGCTCCCGCGGCACCCCCCGCATCGCCAACCGCCTGCTGCGCCGCGTCCGCGACTACGCCCAGGTCAAGGCGGACGGAGTGATCACCAAGGAGATCGCGGAGGCGGCCCTGGCGGTGTACGAGGTCGACGCGCGCGGCCTGGACCGCCTCGACCGGGCCGTGCTGCACGCCCTGCTCAAGCTGTTCGGCGGCGGCCCGGTCGGCCTGTCGACCCTCGCCGTCGCGGTGGGGGAGGAGCGCGAGACGGTCGAGGAAGTGGCCGAACCCTTCCTCGTACGGGAGGGCCTGCTCGCCCGCACCCCGCGCGGACGGATCGCCACTCCCGCCGCCTGGGCGCACCTCGGCCTCACCCCGCCGCTTCAGCAGACCGGAGGAAAAACCGGCGGAAACGGACAAGGGGACCTGTTCGGGACCTGA
- the ruvA gene encoding Holliday junction branch migration protein RuvA encodes MIAFVSGTVAALAPDTAVIEVGGVGMALQCTPNTLSTLRVGRSAKLATSLVVREDSLTLYGFADDDERQVFELLQTASGVGPRLAQAMLAVHTPDALRRAVSTADEKALTAVPGIGKKGAQKLLLELKDRLGEPVGAPAATTPAASGWRDQLHAALIGLGYATREADEAVAAVAPQAEAAGGTPQVGRLLKAALQTLNRAR; translated from the coding sequence ATGATCGCCTTCGTCAGCGGCACGGTCGCCGCACTCGCCCCCGACACCGCGGTGATCGAGGTCGGCGGCGTCGGCATGGCCCTGCAGTGCACGCCCAACACGCTCTCCACCCTCCGCGTCGGCCGCTCCGCCAAGCTCGCCACCTCACTCGTCGTACGCGAGGACTCCCTGACCCTGTACGGCTTCGCGGACGACGACGAGCGCCAGGTCTTCGAGCTGCTCCAGACCGCCAGCGGCGTCGGCCCCCGCCTCGCCCAGGCCATGCTGGCCGTGCACACCCCGGACGCTTTGCGCCGCGCGGTCTCCACCGCCGACGAGAAGGCGCTCACCGCCGTCCCCGGCATCGGCAAGAAGGGCGCCCAGAAGCTGCTGCTGGAGCTCAAGGACCGCCTGGGCGAGCCCGTCGGCGCCCCCGCCGCCACGACCCCGGCCGCCTCCGGCTGGCGGGACCAGCTGCACGCCGCCCTCATCGGCCTCGGGTACGCCACCCGCGAGGCCGACGAGGCCGTGGCCGCCGTGGCGCCGCAGGCCGAGGCCGCCGGCGGCACCCCCCAGGTGGGACGGCTGCTGAAGGCGGCCCTGCAGACGCTCAACCGTGCCCGATAG
- the ruvC gene encoding crossover junction endodeoxyribonuclease RuvC translates to MRVLGVDPGLTRCGVGVVEGVAGRPLTMLGVGVVRTPADAELGHRLVAIEQGIEDWLDEHRPEYVAVERVFSQHNVRTVMGTAQASAVALLCASRRGIPVALHTPSEVKAAVTGSGRADKAQVGAMVTRLLRLAAPPRPADAADALALAICHIWRAPAQNRLQQAVARHQGTAARSSPAPRASRAPGTPAAPSAVPHASKGRTA, encoded by the coding sequence GTGCGCGTACTGGGGGTGGACCCGGGGCTGACCCGCTGCGGTGTCGGCGTGGTCGAGGGCGTCGCCGGGCGACCGCTCACCATGCTCGGCGTGGGAGTGGTGCGCACCCCCGCGGACGCGGAGCTCGGACACCGCCTCGTCGCCATCGAGCAGGGCATCGAAGACTGGCTCGACGAGCACCGCCCGGAGTACGTGGCGGTGGAGCGGGTCTTCAGCCAGCACAACGTCCGCACGGTCATGGGCACCGCCCAGGCCAGCGCCGTCGCCCTGCTGTGCGCCTCGCGCCGCGGGATCCCCGTCGCCCTGCACACCCCGAGCGAGGTCAAGGCCGCCGTCACCGGCAGCGGACGCGCCGACAAGGCCCAGGTGGGCGCCATGGTCACCCGCCTGCTGCGGCTCGCCGCGCCCCCCAGGCCCGCCGACGCCGCCGACGCCCTCGCCCTCGCCATCTGCCACATCTGGCGGGCCCCCGCCCAGAACCGGCTCCAGCAGGCCGTCGCCCGGCACCAGGGCACGGCCGCCCGGTCATCCCCCGCCCCCCGGGCGTCCCGAGCCCCCGGAACACCGGCGGCTCCCTCCGCAGTCCCGCACGCATCGAAAGGCCGTACGGCATGA
- a CDS encoding YebC/PmpR family DNA-binding transcriptional regulator: protein MSGHSKWATTKHKKAVIDAKRGKLFAKLIKNIEVAARMGGADPDGNPTLYDAIQKAKKSSVPNKNIDSAVKRGAGLEAGGADYETIMYEGYGPNGVAVLIECLTDNRNRAASEVRVAMTRNGGSMADPGSVSYLFNRKGVVIVPKGELTEDDVLTAVLDAGAEEVNDLGETFEVISEPTDLVAVRTALQNAGIDYESADANFVPTMQVELDEEGAKKIFKLIDALEDSDDVQNVFANFDVSDEIMEKVDA, encoded by the coding sequence ATGTCCGGCCACTCTAAATGGGCCACGACGAAGCACAAGAAGGCCGTCATCGATGCCAAGCGCGGCAAGCTCTTCGCGAAGCTGATCAAGAACATCGAGGTCGCGGCCCGGATGGGCGGTGCCGACCCCGACGGCAACCCGACGCTGTACGACGCCATCCAGAAGGCGAAGAAGAGCTCGGTCCCGAACAAGAACATCGACTCCGCGGTCAAGCGCGGCGCGGGCCTGGAGGCCGGCGGCGCCGACTACGAGACGATCATGTACGAGGGCTACGGCCCCAACGGCGTCGCGGTGCTCATCGAGTGCCTCACCGACAACCGCAACCGCGCCGCCTCCGAGGTCCGCGTCGCCATGACCCGCAACGGCGGCTCCATGGCCGACCCCGGCTCGGTGTCGTACCTGTTCAACCGCAAGGGCGTCGTGATCGTCCCCAAGGGCGAGCTGACCGAGGACGACGTCCTCACCGCCGTCCTGGACGCGGGGGCCGAGGAGGTCAACGACCTCGGCGAGACCTTCGAGGTCATCAGCGAGCCGACCGACCTGGTCGCGGTCCGCACCGCCCTGCAGAACGCCGGCATCGACTACGAGTCCGCCGACGCCAACTTCGTCCCGACCATGCAGGTCGAGCTGGACGAGGAGGGCGCCAAGAAGATCTTCAAGCTGATCGACGCGCTGGAGGACAGCGACGACGTGCAGAACGTCTTCGCCAACTTCGACGTCAGCGACGAGATCATGGAGAAGGTCGACGCCTGA
- the pdxT gene encoding pyridoxal 5'-phosphate synthase glutaminase subunit PdxT translates to MSEAPVIGVLALQGDVREHLIALAAADAVARPVRRPGELAEVDGLVLPGGESTTISKLAVLFGVMEPLRARVRAGMPVYGTCAGMILLADKILDPRAGQETVGGIDMIVRRNAFGRQNESFEAAVDVKGVEGDPVEGVFIRAPWVESVGAGAEVLAEHDGHIVAVRQGNALATSFHPELTGDHRVHRLFTDMVRADRAAESL, encoded by the coding sequence ATGAGTGAAGCACCTGTGATCGGCGTCCTGGCCCTCCAGGGCGACGTACGGGAGCACCTGATCGCCCTGGCCGCGGCCGACGCCGTGGCCAGGCCGGTCCGGCGCCCCGGGGAGCTCGCCGAGGTCGACGGTCTCGTCCTGCCCGGCGGGGAGTCCACCACCATCTCCAAGCTGGCCGTCCTCTTCGGAGTGATGGAGCCCCTCCGCGCGCGCGTGCGCGCCGGCATGCCCGTCTACGGCACCTGCGCCGGCATGATCCTGCTCGCCGACAAGATCCTCGACCCGCGCGCGGGCCAGGAGACCGTCGGCGGCATCGACATGATCGTGCGGCGCAACGCCTTCGGGCGGCAGAACGAGTCCTTCGAGGCCGCGGTCGACGTCAAGGGCGTCGAGGGCGATCCTGTAGAGGGCGTTTTCATCCGGGCTCCCTGGGTCGAGTCCGTCGGTGCCGGGGCCGAGGTGCTGGCCGAGCACGACGGCCACATCGTCGCCGTCCGCCAGGGCAACGCGCTCGCCACGTCGTTCCACCCGGAGCTGACCGGCGACCACCGCGTGCACCGCTTGTTCACCGACATGGTGCGCGCCGACCGCGCGGCGGAGTCCTTGTAG